The DNA segment TAAGCTAGCCGGTCAGTCCAACCGTAAGAACGGGAAAAGTAAGAAGACGGTTCGCAGCTTGAGCTCGGGAGAGTTTGAATTGGAAACCGGTCGGGACCGCCTGGGCACTTTTGACCCTAAGGTTGTCCCCAAACGCCAACTGATCATTACAGAAGAACTGGAAGGGAACATCCTCTCGATGTATGCAATGGGGATGAGTACGCGTGCTATGCGTGATTATATCCAGGAAATGTACGCCATGGACATTTCTGCAGCTGAGATCTCACGCATTACTGACAGCGTACTACCAGCCGTGCAGGAATGGCGCAACAGACCCTTAGAAGCAGTTTACCCCTTTGTCTTCCTGGATTGCATGTTCTTTAAGGTCAGGGTAAATGGTGTAGTGGAAACCCGTGCAATCTACAATATCCTGGGTGTGGATATTGAAGGCAAAAAAGATGTTTTGGGGCTTTATACGGCTGAAAACGAAGGCGCCAAATTCTGGCTTTCGGTACTCACTGATCTAAAAACGCGTGGTGTTGAAGATATCCTGATCGCCTGCATTGATGGACTAAAGGGCTTCCCTGAAGCTGTAGAGGCTATCTTTCCAAAGACCAGGGTACAGCTTTGCATTGTTCACCAGATCCGCTGTTCTATGCGCTATGTTCCTGAGAAAGATAAAAAGGCAGTAATGGCCGATATGAAGCCAATCTATCAGGCGAATAATGAACAGCTGGGATATGAAAAATTGCTGGAGTTCGAAGAGAAATGGGGGACGAA comes from the Pedobacter sp. FW305-3-2-15-E-R2A2 genome and includes:
- a CDS encoding IS256 family transposase produces the protein MATQEDFDFESFKKEAIAGLYAGKKMTGTDGVLAPMMKHFLESMMTGELEHHISESKLAGQSNRKNGKSKKTVRSLSSGEFELETGRDRLGTFDPKVVPKRQLIITEELEGNILSMYAMGMSTRAMRDYIQEMYAMDISAAEISRITDSVLPAVQEWRNRPLEAVYPFVFLDCMFFKVRVNGVVETRAIYNILGVDIEGKKDVLGLYTAENEGAKFWLSVLTDLKTRGVEDILIACIDGLKGFPEAVEAIFPKTRVQLCIVHQIRCSMRYVPEKDKKAVMADMKPIYQANNEQLGYEKLLEFEEKWGTKYPLSCKSWLDNWVNLSAFFEYDQGIRKIIYTTNPIEGVHRQIRKITKTKGAFSSEQALMKLMYLVIKNISKKWTMPIHNWGPAFSQLYIKFGDRILQENKGF